The Solenopsis invicta isolate M01_SB chromosome 1, UNIL_Sinv_3.0, whole genome shotgun sequence DNA segment ttatagccttctaaatcaatcccgaatagtaagaaaaatttaaaaaaatgcgcacggctattaaattgttttaattatataacgagttattgcagaaacaaaggcttggtcggcgctggaaatttattagcaatcatattaaggttgcttgcttgcgccgtataggaatataatattgtcattatagaaaagaaatagtatgatttcccaattttctactttgatgtaaattatagatcagaaatataatttgactgctaaacatacatattgttctctctctttgcccTATCCAAGACCAACCAACGAGGGGGTGGCGAGAATATggtctctttttttgttttgtttttactgtttgtgaatgtcaaaatttttttgacttttttatattaaaatttatttgcgtttttggtattagaattttttttattttttagtttttgcaataaattttataatgtttaaataatttttcgtagccgtgcgcatttttttttatttttcttactagtcgggattgatttagaaggctataaagatgttctaaaaaaatttgcagccccgaccgaggtttcgttttcctgtttttgcaataaattttatattgtttaaataatttttcgtagccgtgcgcattttttttaattttttttactagtcgggattgatttagaaggctataatgatgttctaaaaaaatttgcagctccgaccgagacttcgttttcctgtttttgcaataaattttatattgtttaaataattttttgtagccgtgcgcattttttttaattttttttactagtcgggattgatttagaaggctataaagatgttctaaaaaaatttgcagccctgaccgagacttcgttttcctgtttttgcaataaattttatattgtttaaataatttttcgtagccgtgcgcattttttttaatttttcttactagtcgggattgatttagaagcctacaataatgttctaaaaaaatttgcagccctgaccgaggcttccttcccttgtttctgcaataactcgtgatataatttaaacaatttagtagacctgcgcatttttgttaattgttctggatagtctgatctatttagaagcgtataagtgtatttcgTGCAGTTACTTGCAAGTTTgcttttatatgtcaaagtttcttatgtattttattttgaatgagaatccctgctttgacgaatctgctgctgcgaatccgctgctagcttcaacatcattaCAATATGgaatatagacaaataaaacgttaaagagctgGTAGAAACGATTTATCTGctcattttttgaagaaaattaataagaaaaatgttatttaaatttttttcattgtagcgcaccttttgaaaaaatctgataaaaatatattttgtagaagttGGGAACAAAGACaacacatgtaattttttcaaggtagtAAATCAACGAAATCACGGtggaaaaaacgtttaaaagttattttcattttttaaaaatcgaaatttgcattgaaagcaaatgtaaaaaatatttttattgatgtctaagtgtaattgatttttcagaagttttcaaaattttatttgatttgttactaagaaaatcgtgaaaatgtaaaaaaaaaatcgtttttcgcTCTATCTTGGGCACGTCTTCGTATAGAAAGAAGGCCAACTCGAAAAGCCGTAGAGGCACTTTTACTATTCTTATTCCGCTAggccttttattaatttttaaaaaatcatttcaagAGCGTGAAAAAACATCCCCATTTGAATATGGATTTGatccaattttaaataatcaaatacccttcagaattcaatttcttttaatttgattaattttcttaatctttGATATTGAAATTACCTTATTAATTcctctcatttatttatttaaattcattaatttgtctataattttatcctcattctttattttatttactttactcATATGtctttatcttgaatttatagaaaaatctatcgattgaaaaatttaagcatctacagagtattagttaaattaaataacatttaaattgcttttgcaaattatataaaatacatatacatatattttaaaatttaatataacatttatatttattatcaatatttattaattttcttaaagtaaaccaattacatttaatttcgacttaaaaattgattatatactttaatctaagaaaaatttaactaaaaccaaaaaaaggtaaattgttgttaataatttaattgaatataatcgtcagatgacaggcataaaatgtaaaaataacttgagtcggaacacgccgaatctatcatatcgatatgccttgacacgcatacaagttcatgtgttaaggcatcggtGGAACTTAGtatacataaatgaaatgtttaattcaaatttaatctgtctttaattcaatttaagactgtactaaaatattctggtaaaagaattttacaaatcatgcagcagatatatatacaaatttcttgcaagaatttgactgcagaatctttcagaaaaattgaacagaatgaggaagcagatcataacgtcctgttggcagaatcttttaagaatctactgcaagatttacagcagtcttgcagaaaattgctactagggtaaTAGATTCTCAAAAATTACGTTATAACGCAGTTATGTGCTgtcattttaatgatttatttttgcatCACATTCCTGATAAATTTAACAGCATATATTGCCGTcattttaactaattgtaagaagtTTCATTGGGTATATTGGTAATTGGAAATGTCtgatcaaagaaaaataaacttttaatcatcacatatttttatattaaacgttATTAGAGTTACATTAATCGTTAATGTTACAAagaattcattaatttttcagacaattttgataaaaacatATAACATCTTGCGCCTACTAGCAGagatattattacttattttgaaaattatatattatatttgcgaAGATATATACAAATTGATCGTTCCACCGAAGAAAAAGAGCGTAGCTGGTGAAATTGTTTTGGTacgtataaaattcttaatatttccacatgtaaaaaaatatattcggctatctttataaattaataatacgttaactattgcaaaaattgcaaaataatgtaggACTTTTTGATTGTGACGTAACCagtagctaaaaaaaaaaaatatatatatatatatgtttattatcatttatacatATCAAGGGGCATGGTTGCGTCGTAAACGCGCTAGTAAACGCGTTTAGTGATTTATATATACGTTAtgtaagcaaataaaaaacttatatcTTAGACTCtgaaattctttttaatgattcatatgtattttcttcatcaataaattttttaaaacaaaaatataaaaatttagcaagaaaatataatattaatgctatttataaaactttgtaatttgtaacaataataaCTTAAGTTACAATAATAACTTaagttattattgttataacttACAAagtttacaaagttttataaatagcattaatattatattttcttgctaaattttcatatttttgttttaaaaaatttataattataaactacatttttatgtattatattatcagATAACAGGTGCAGGTTCTGGTATCGGAAAGGAATTAGCCATTGGCTATGCTTCATTAGGAGCAACAGTGGTATGTTGGGATATAGATGAAAAAACCAACAATCAGACGATgaacgatattaaaaaaatgggaAGAAACTCTGTATATGCGTATCGGTATGTATAAAtactactttttaaaagaacttTTTGTGGAAATGAAAAGATAAGTCAAATGGTCGAATTTTACACGTTTATGAATATCTGTAAATACTTATTGAATTATCAATACTGATTAAAATTGGGTCACATTTTACAGATGTGATGTAACAGATAAAGAAGAAGTTTTTAAGGTAGCCGagaaagtgaaaaacgaagtaGGTGACGTTACTATTTTGGTCAACAATGCTGGCATAGTGTTTGTTAAATCATTCCTGAATCAGACCTTAGATGAAATTGCACGAGTCATAGATGTCAATGTAACATCGCATTATTGGGTAATATATTCGAGATatcaaagttacaaaaaatgaGAAACAACCGTTAATACAACACACATTTTTGGAAATAAACATATTGTACAAATTTTCCCTCAATAATTGAAATGTTCCAAATTGCTAAATGAGAacataatattatcattttGCTGTCACACATTCAATTTCGCGAATCTAAGGACAAGATGCTTCCACAAACTGCAGTCATGTAAAGTCTTCCTTAATTGATGATATGTGTACTTACTTTCCTGTTGCTAAATTTAGTTTCAAATTTTGATGTCAGAAAATTGACAAGTTTACAACACATAGTAATGCATTAAtttgttcgcgcgcgcgcgacctgagaacattttttatatctaattatcatatatatttatatataattatacataaaatatacaataaaaaatatataattatacatactttatatacaattatattatcaaaaaatttttctcggagaTGTGCTAAAACTTGCTTGATTATCTGAAGTATATTAacaagtatttaattaaatttttgccaaacgttgtttatgaaatatttcagacattaaaagcaattttaccAAGAATGATCGAAAAGAATTACGGTCATGTTGTGGCAATTTCATCAATAACAGGACTTGCTAGTGGGCCTTATGGGACGGTTTACGGTCCTTCCAAATTTGCAGTAAAAGGTATTCATTCCATTTTCAAAAtcgataatataaaaagtaggtgtatttataaaatacgatttctaatataagtttattttattgatatatatatgcCAGCAATTATGGAAGCTATTTCGGAAGAATTGCGTATTTTGAGTAAAGGAAAATCTTCCATCAAATTTACTACTGTTTATCCGACTTTTGTGCAAACCGGATTTGCTGAATCAAAAATTAGgtaattttacaatacattGTAACAAATGTTTAGTAATTATCATGTGcactatatttcttttatatttgccATATCAGgagtatttttatattctattaatagtaccgaatattttaatatgtaataaattttgtttatacatcaaaattatttaattaataacttatttataatggttattaatatagtaaatgattcaattttattatttacccaTATAGGTTTTCATGGTTAGGACCACTTTTACCACAGAAAGCAGCCGCGTTAATAATTAACGCACAAAGGCAAAATTGTGAAAACAAAAGCTTGCCTTCAATTGTTTTGCCCGGTTCTAAACTAATGAGGTAagtatcttataaataaaaattaaaatatagcaCGCACGCATGCGCACACGCAAACAAagataaatcattataaa contains these protein-coding regions:
- the LOC105193281 gene encoding short-chain dehydrogenase/reductase family 16C member 6, producing the protein MDSYHDETILIKTYNILRLLAEILLLILKIIYYICEDIYKLIVPPKKKSVAGEIVLITGAGSGIGKELAIGYASLGATVVCWDIDEKTNNQTMNDIKKMGRNSVYAYRCDVTDKEEVFKVAEKVKNEVGDVTILVNNAGIVFVKSFLNQTLDEIARVIDVNVTSHYWTLKAILPRMIEKNYGHVVAISSITGLASGPYGTVYGPSKFAVKAIMEAISEELRILSKGKSSIKFTTVYPTFVQTGFAESKIRFSWLGPLLPQKAAALIINAQRQNCENKSLPSIVLPGSKLMRLLPDKAFKCILDFIDISAYPEE